In a single window of the Terriglobus roseus genome:
- a CDS encoding M20/M25/M40 family metallo-hydrolase, translating to MMTSSRIVATLAVVCTMLSPGTALGQSKKVDWNIVNQEVLENFTSLIKIDSSNPPGNETEVAKRLQAILQKEGIESQLVGAEPNRLSLIARIKGDGSKKPILVLGHTDVVGVQKEKWTEDPFGAKLVDGFIWGRGTIDDKSVVTGALMSMILLKRNHVPLTRDVIFVAEAGEEGGSPNRTFGISYIVDHNYPDVDAEYCITEGGNFYSEKGKVGYQLVQVSEKEGRGVKLVANGIAGHGSMPRLDNSIVHLSAAVAKVGAWQPPMELTPVTKMFIDGMQKVTPPDEAVRYRDLSDPAKTQAAQDWFRANDIRMNSTIRTSISPNIIAGGFRSNVIPSEATATLDIRAIPGEDMAKILQSMKHLINDPEVKIVTPPKWPAETPSSSVDTELYKALTTIQAKDYPGAITIPGMSTGGTDMKPLRAHGQQCYGIGPETPKEDLVTHAMHSDNERIKETALYDFVRYEYDVVEAMAAKK from the coding sequence ATGATGACAAGCAGCCGAATCGTCGCGACGTTGGCCGTTGTCTGCACGATGTTGAGCCCGGGGACCGCACTTGGGCAATCGAAGAAAGTGGATTGGAACATAGTCAATCAAGAAGTCCTCGAGAACTTCACCTCCCTTATCAAGATCGATTCGAGCAATCCTCCGGGCAACGAAACGGAGGTGGCGAAGAGGCTCCAGGCAATCCTTCAGAAGGAGGGCATTGAGTCTCAGCTTGTAGGGGCAGAGCCAAACCGGTTGAGCCTGATTGCGCGTATCAAGGGGGATGGGTCGAAGAAGCCAATCCTGGTGTTGGGCCACACCGATGTTGTGGGCGTGCAAAAGGAGAAGTGGACGGAAGACCCCTTCGGCGCAAAACTGGTCGATGGTTTTATCTGGGGGCGCGGGACCATCGACGATAAATCGGTCGTAACAGGCGCGCTGATGAGCATGATTCTATTGAAGCGCAATCACGTTCCGCTGACTCGGGATGTGATTTTCGTTGCGGAGGCAGGCGAAGAAGGTGGCTCTCCCAATCGCACCTTCGGCATCAGCTATATCGTCGATCACAATTACCCCGACGTCGATGCAGAGTATTGCATCACGGAGGGTGGCAACTTCTACTCGGAAAAAGGCAAAGTTGGCTATCAGTTGGTGCAGGTCTCCGAGAAGGAAGGCCGCGGCGTAAAACTGGTTGCCAATGGCATTGCGGGACATGGGTCTATGCCCAGACTCGATAATTCCATTGTTCATCTCTCGGCCGCTGTCGCGAAGGTTGGCGCCTGGCAGCCGCCGATGGAACTGACGCCAGTGACGAAGATGTTCATCGACGGCATGCAGAAAGTTACACCGCCGGATGAGGCCGTTCGCTATCGCGATCTGTCTGATCCAGCAAAGACGCAGGCCGCACAGGACTGGTTCCGGGCCAATGATATCCGTATGAACTCAACCATCCGCACCAGCATCAGCCCTAACATCATCGCGGGTGGATTTCGTTCCAACGTGATTCCGTCCGAAGCAACTGCGACGTTGGATATCCGCGCCATTCCTGGCGAGGACATGGCGAAGATTCTGCAGTCGATGAAGCATCTCATCAACGATCCGGAAGTGAAGATTGTGACCCCGCCGAAATGGCCTGCTGAGACCCCTTCGTCTTCAGTTGACACGGAACTGTATAAGGCGCTCACGACGATCCAGGCAAAAGACTATCCCGGTGCAATTACGATACCTGGCATGTCGACCGGCGGCACTGACATGAAGCCGCTCCGTGCGCACGGCCAACAATGCTACGGCATTGGACCGGAGACTCCGAAGGAGGACCTGGTCACTCATGCGATGCACAGCGACAACGAGCGTATCAAGGAGACGGCACTTTACGACTTTGTTAGATACGAGTACGACGTGGTGGAAGCCATGGCAGCAAAGAAGTAA
- a CDS encoding amidohydrolase, with protein sequence MMQDRWIVAVGMVASFGITAARGQVDLHRQAIELVNEQSSKYKAASRTIWEYAELGYHEEKSSALLQKDLQEADFTLQSGVANEKTAFIATYGTGKPIIAILGEFDALPGLSQADQPDRKPVVADGAGHGCGHNLLGAGAALAAVAVKEAMQKNHLKGTIRYYGTPAEEGGAGKLYMMRAGLFKDVDVVLHWHPQDRNAVLNGGTLAITSAKFTFHGIAAHAAAAPERGRSALDGVMLMGTGVEYMREHVPGSTRMHYVITKGGAAANIVPDLAQISMVARSPSSDTLAGVWERVENVAKGAALMTGTTVDVDVDASMSNILRNDALAALAQKNMNEVGGYTMTPQEQTFALELQKSLPQGAAPPLSLSSEIVPLAVSQAAVPSASTDVGDVSWNVPTIGFVAATFVPGVAPHTWQATASAGMAIGQDGMMVAAKSIALTALDLLTHPDLVAAAKADFDKELATKKYISIVPMDRKPDPNYRGN encoded by the coding sequence ATGATGCAAGACCGGTGGATCGTTGCAGTTGGTATGGTGGCTTCTTTCGGGATCACGGCGGCGAGAGGGCAAGTTGACCTTCATCGACAGGCGATCGAACTGGTCAACGAACAGTCGTCGAAATACAAGGCTGCTTCGCGCACCATCTGGGAGTATGCGGAACTCGGCTATCACGAGGAGAAGAGCTCAGCCCTGCTGCAGAAAGACCTGCAGGAGGCCGACTTCACACTGCAGAGCGGCGTCGCCAACGAGAAGACGGCTTTCATTGCAACCTACGGAACAGGGAAGCCGATCATTGCAATCCTTGGGGAATTTGACGCCTTACCGGGTCTATCGCAAGCAGATCAGCCGGATCGCAAACCAGTCGTAGCCGATGGGGCAGGGCATGGGTGTGGGCACAATCTTTTGGGTGCCGGCGCTGCCCTGGCTGCAGTCGCCGTGAAGGAAGCGATGCAGAAGAATCACCTGAAAGGCACCATCCGCTACTATGGCACACCGGCGGAGGAGGGCGGGGCAGGAAAGCTCTACATGATGCGTGCAGGGCTTTTCAAGGACGTGGACGTGGTACTGCATTGGCATCCGCAGGATCGCAATGCTGTTTTGAACGGAGGCACGCTTGCCATTACTTCCGCTAAATTCACGTTTCACGGTATCGCGGCCCATGCGGCAGCCGCGCCCGAGCGTGGGCGCTCCGCACTGGATGGCGTGATGCTGATGGGCACGGGTGTGGAGTACATGCGCGAGCACGTACCTGGCTCGACGCGAATGCACTATGTCATCACCAAAGGTGGCGCAGCAGCGAATATTGTTCCGGATCTAGCGCAAATCAGCATGGTGGCGCGCAGCCCATCCAGCGATACGCTGGCAGGCGTTTGGGAACGTGTTGAGAACGTTGCGAAAGGCGCCGCATTGATGACGGGCACTACCGTTGACGTGGACGTGGACGCGAGCATGAGTAACATCCTCCGAAATGACGCACTGGCAGCCTTGGCTCAGAAGAACATGAACGAAGTTGGCGGTTACACTATGACGCCACAAGAACAGACGTTTGCCTTGGAACTGCAGAAAAGCCTTCCCCAGGGAGCAGCGCCACCACTCTCCCTATCGAGTGAGATCGTGCCGTTAGCTGTGTCGCAGGCCGCGGTTCCGTCTGCATCCACTGACGTCGGAGATGTGAGCTGGAACGTTCCGACTATCGGCTTTGTTGCGGCGACGTTTGTCCCAGGCGTGGCACCTCATACGTGGCAGGCAACGGCATCGGCAGGCATGGCGATCGGACAGGACGGCATGATGGTAGCCGCTAAGTCGATTGCGCTGACAGCTCTTGATTTGCTCACGCACCCGGATTTAGTCGCGGCTGCGAAGGCCGATTTCGACAAGGAACTTGCGACGAAAAAATATATCTCAATCGTTCCAATGGATCGTAAACCCGACCCGAACTATCGGGGTAACTAA
- a CDS encoding amidohydrolase family protein yields MLSVRLAGFHSVLPLSFAIAACTMPVASAQFEKAPGKSVIKSVAVTEGTNMAATVSPDGKTIVFDLQETLWSLPIGGGTAKRLTDPFLEPARPDWSPKGDLIAFQGYKGGQFHIWVMKPDGTGVRQLTNGHGDDREPRVSPDGTKVAFASDRAMKGNYDIWVVDIASGALTQKTSTEKEEYEPTWAPDGQSIAFVSGVGIARGHGASVSGVDIESVNASGAIKQVYSLPKADGGAEAAAPHIESPSFSPDGKLAFTLVGAGKSELVVDGKKVGEAEDVFPFYVSWLPGGKALYTGDGKILVTDLTADKSTSIPFSANFDINRPGYRHRIYDFDSTAPKQVRGILHPQLSPDGKQVLFEALNQLWLMPLGGKPEAITSDTYYKQDASFSPDGKSIVFSTDADGFESLHIMDLSTKRVRRVTHSTGDAAEVSAKWSPDGKSIAFLDQESATFVADVATGDTKEVLKEFFYPSEPSWSPDSKTLTMAVLKPFNMRFREGLSEILTLDLATGKYVLTPAAPDNTILTRGLNGPTFSPDGKQIVFVMDDFLWTMPVDEKGIPSGSAVQLNHENSDSPTWSGDSKTILYLSNTKLHTIAARPGAVPTAVPVDLTYQRKLPTSKVVIYAGTFWNGLGAETTKDVDITVVKNRIVSINPHSANAAKVAGIDKYIDAHDKTVMPGLWESHNHMYGAIQEAGDAGGRLWLAYGFTTLQSQGDEGYLQEEIKESFAADARVGPRYFASAEIFDGERIFYPTNRAIHGDAQIQREFERAQSLEVDNYKTYVRLPHEQQAKFVDLAHNKAGVWIASHYGLPGLTYGMDAMSHVSATSRWGYAYTRSLSGVTYGDVRTLFPAADMAMISTAFASTSLYSLDPTIADDPRLQALDQPWALKALKTTRDRMVKTSPTVNSEALKREDETLIALMKAGGKIMAGIDSFSPGLMIPLEMGIRAEAVNGMKPWQALQTATIIPARAFGYGKDLGSLEVGKIADLDIVDGNPLGNINDMTKIAGVMVNGRYYTQAELQAPFKKN; encoded by the coding sequence ATGCTGTCGGTTCGTCTTGCCGGTTTCCATTCTGTGCTTCCTTTGTCTTTTGCCATTGCCGCCTGCACCATGCCGGTCGCTTCTGCGCAGTTTGAGAAAGCGCCCGGAAAGTCTGTGATCAAGTCCGTCGCTGTGACGGAAGGGACCAACATGGCTGCAACGGTCTCACCGGACGGCAAGACCATCGTGTTTGATCTGCAGGAGACACTCTGGTCTCTGCCGATTGGTGGTGGTACAGCAAAGCGCCTCACCGATCCGTTTCTTGAACCGGCGCGCCCAGACTGGTCACCAAAAGGTGATCTCATTGCCTTCCAGGGGTATAAGGGGGGGCAGTTTCATATCTGGGTTATGAAGCCTGATGGCACTGGCGTACGCCAGTTGACCAATGGTCACGGCGATGATCGCGAGCCTCGTGTGTCGCCGGACGGAACAAAGGTCGCCTTCGCCTCAGATCGAGCGATGAAGGGTAATTACGACATATGGGTTGTAGATATTGCAAGCGGCGCCTTGACGCAAAAGACATCCACAGAAAAGGAAGAATACGAACCGACCTGGGCACCGGACGGCCAGAGCATTGCCTTCGTAAGCGGCGTGGGAATTGCACGCGGTCATGGCGCCAGTGTCTCGGGTGTCGACATCGAATCGGTGAACGCGTCGGGTGCGATCAAGCAAGTTTACAGCTTGCCCAAAGCAGATGGGGGCGCGGAAGCGGCGGCGCCGCACATCGAGTCTCCTTCGTTTTCTCCTGACGGAAAACTGGCATTCACCCTTGTTGGCGCGGGCAAGAGTGAACTGGTGGTGGACGGTAAAAAGGTCGGAGAAGCTGAGGATGTCTTTCCGTTCTATGTCTCGTGGCTTCCCGGTGGGAAGGCTCTCTACACCGGGGATGGCAAGATCCTGGTCACGGACCTAACTGCGGACAAGAGCACCAGTATCCCTTTCTCCGCAAACTTCGACATCAACCGTCCGGGTTACCGTCATCGCATCTATGACTTTGATTCGACCGCCCCGAAACAAGTGAGGGGCATTCTGCATCCACAGCTCTCGCCGGATGGCAAACAGGTGTTGTTCGAAGCGCTGAATCAGCTATGGCTTATGCCATTGGGCGGAAAACCCGAAGCGATCACCAGCGACACCTACTATAAGCAGGACGCATCGTTTTCACCTGACGGAAAGAGCATCGTCTTCAGCACCGATGCGGATGGTTTCGAATCCTTACACATCATGGATCTGTCCACGAAGCGAGTGCGACGCGTCACCCACAGCACGGGTGACGCAGCGGAGGTTAGCGCAAAGTGGTCACCGGACGGCAAGTCCATCGCATTTCTTGATCAAGAGAGCGCGACCTTCGTTGCCGATGTTGCTACGGGTGATACGAAGGAAGTCCTCAAGGAGTTCTTCTATCCGTCGGAGCCGAGCTGGTCGCCTGACAGTAAGACCCTGACGATGGCGGTGTTGAAGCCTTTCAACATGCGTTTCCGGGAGGGCCTCAGCGAGATACTGACACTTGACCTTGCAACGGGAAAATACGTACTGACGCCCGCCGCTCCGGATAACACGATCTTGACGCGGGGTTTGAACGGCCCAACGTTCTCTCCGGATGGCAAGCAGATCGTCTTCGTGATGGATGATTTTTTGTGGACCATGCCGGTCGACGAGAAGGGCATACCCTCCGGCTCGGCTGTGCAATTGAATCATGAGAATTCTGACTCGCCGACTTGGAGCGGTGACTCGAAGACGATCCTCTATCTCTCCAATACAAAGCTGCACACGATCGCAGCGAGGCCGGGTGCGGTGCCCACGGCTGTGCCCGTGGACCTGACTTATCAACGCAAGTTGCCCACCAGCAAGGTCGTCATCTACGCCGGGACGTTCTGGAATGGCTTAGGTGCTGAGACCACGAAGGATGTCGACATCACCGTCGTAAAAAATCGCATCGTCAGCATCAACCCACATAGCGCCAATGCGGCCAAGGTCGCGGGCATAGACAAGTACATCGACGCCCACGACAAGACCGTCATGCCTGGATTGTGGGAATCGCATAATCATATGTACGGAGCGATCCAGGAGGCAGGGGATGCAGGCGGCCGTCTCTGGCTTGCCTACGGTTTCACCACCCTCCAATCACAGGGCGATGAGGGGTATCTGCAAGAAGAGATCAAAGAATCCTTCGCGGCAGATGCCCGTGTCGGGCCCCGCTATTTTGCTTCGGCCGAGATCTTCGATGGTGAGCGCATCTTCTATCCCACTAACCGGGCAATCCATGGCGATGCTCAGATTCAGCGGGAGTTCGAACGGGCGCAGTCGCTCGAAGTCGATAACTACAAGACGTATGTGCGCTTACCCCACGAGCAGCAGGCGAAGTTCGTGGATTTGGCACACAACAAGGCGGGCGTTTGGATTGCTTCGCACTACGGTCTGCCCGGGCTGACGTACGGAATGGATGCGATGAGTCATGTGTCGGCAACGTCTCGCTGGGGCTATGCGTATACGCGTTCGCTCAGCGGCGTGACCTACGGGGATGTGCGAACGCTCTTTCCTGCTGCGGACATGGCTATGATTTCTACAGCGTTCGCATCGACCTCACTGTACTCGCTAGACCCGACCATAGCCGACGATCCACGGCTGCAGGCGCTCGACCAGCCATGGGCCTTGAAGGCGCTGAAGACCACACGAGATCGAATGGTGAAGACGAGCCCCACTGTCAACTCAGAAGCATTGAAGCGTGAGGATGAGACGTTAATCGCTTTGATGAAGGCCGGTGGAAAGATCATGGCCGGCATCGACTCGTTTAGTCCGGGGTTGATGATCCCACTGGAGATGGGTATCCGCGCAGAAGCTGTCAACGGTATGAAGCCATGGCAGGCATTGCAAACGGCAACCATCATCCCTGCGCGCGCGTTCGGGTACGGCAAAGATCTCGGCTCGCTGGAAGTGGGGAAAATAGCGGATCTTGACATCGTTGACGGTAATCCGTTGGGGAACATTAACGATATGACCAAGATCGCAGGCGTCATGGTCAACGGTCGCTACTATACCCAGGCCGAACTCCAGGCCCCGTTCAAAAAGAACTAA
- a CDS encoding amidohydrolase family protein → MKIDLSSALASLALAAVSASGLYAAPTKPAAKSDASTITISEATNAQVTVSPDGKTILADFQGLIYSLPMAGGTAKRLTQPFQEASHPDWSKVGDIVALQCYAGGTFHIWTMKPDGTGLKQVTFGHGDDREPRISPDGKTIVFTSDRAFKTGADGSSQGSYDIWTVPVAGGEPTQITKSDADEFGPSWSPDGKKIAFVSGVGLTATSVQAIDVANGKQVELLKVGGANRVEAPSWSPDAKHLAYIEFEASDPRAVNTGLMKIVGTDGKGSPTVAKSKDVFPFPAVWLSPTQLVYTGSGHIVKMDVSSGMESEISFTAAIPYQPHGFPHKVHNFDSTVAKQVKGIYAPALSPDGKSVAFVALNQLYVMPVGGTPKAITNDTFYKQGPAWSPDGTKLAYISDRDGIENIYLHSMSEATDAGDKRLAPQQTAQIMPAWSPDGKWMAFQDQTGATLLADVASGMVKPLAASTFFPGRASFSPNGKTVAIATIRPYTKRFREGTSAILTVDIATLKQHWYAAAPFESVTTRTEDGPTYTPDGKEMIFVLDDLLYAMPVDADGHPTGKAVKLNDETTDAPSVSADSKTILYLNNGKLKLLDRATSKVTPVAMPLTYTFAKPKQKLLIHAGKVWQGTGPGLLTDVDIVVTDNRITSVGPHKATPPAGITRTIEAPDSTVLPGLWENHAHPDSDNGIYYGARMGRLWLSYGVTTTRGIADNAYRSVEHNESYRSGAAVGPRTFSTGEAVDGERVYYPMMIATTSEEQLQREFLRLKALDFDMVKLYVRLPFAWAKKGIDFAHTQMGVDTASHYLLPAVALGEDGMSHLSATSRFGWAYSRSLSGHSYGDVQTLLAKSGMWTISTTFAQAQYAEDAGIVSDPRQAVAPPWEHGRVVTAFNTAKASDQKAAYVHLRDEESTVANDLHTGGIVLAGTDSPLDIPATSLHLNLRAQVKYGGMQPWEALTTATSMAARAYGYGKDLGTLEPGKLADLIIVGGDPLTAIDDVAKVQCVAVNGKLQSVDEVAAPFTKDVPKNNVCSQ, encoded by the coding sequence ATGAAGATCGATCTAAGCAGCGCCCTTGCCAGTCTTGCACTTGCTGCCGTTTCCGCTTCCGGTTTGTATGCCGCACCTACGAAGCCCGCTGCCAAGTCCGATGCAAGCACCATCACGATCAGCGAAGCCACTAATGCCCAGGTAACTGTTTCGCCGGACGGCAAGACGATTCTCGCTGACTTTCAGGGCCTCATCTACTCACTACCCATGGCAGGTGGAACGGCAAAGCGGCTGACCCAGCCTTTCCAGGAAGCGTCACACCCGGACTGGTCCAAGGTTGGGGACATCGTTGCGCTGCAGTGCTATGCGGGCGGCACCTTTCATATCTGGACGATGAAACCGGATGGCACTGGCTTGAAGCAGGTAACCTTCGGTCACGGTGACGATCGAGAGCCGCGTATCAGCCCTGACGGCAAAACCATCGTCTTTACCAGCGACCGTGCGTTTAAGACCGGTGCGGATGGATCATCGCAAGGCTCGTATGACATCTGGACCGTGCCCGTTGCCGGTGGTGAGCCGACGCAGATCACGAAAAGCGACGCGGACGAGTTCGGCCCGTCGTGGTCGCCCGACGGTAAAAAGATCGCCTTTGTAAGCGGTGTCGGTCTCACAGCCACCTCCGTTCAGGCAATCGATGTCGCCAACGGCAAGCAGGTGGAGCTGCTGAAGGTGGGTGGAGCGAACCGCGTTGAAGCGCCGTCGTGGTCGCCTGATGCGAAGCACCTGGCCTATATCGAGTTCGAAGCAAGTGACCCACGCGCCGTGAACACGGGACTGATGAAGATCGTGGGCACTGACGGCAAAGGCTCCCCCACCGTTGCAAAGTCGAAGGACGTGTTTCCGTTCCCGGCTGTATGGCTTTCGCCGACGCAGCTGGTGTATACGGGCAGCGGCCACATCGTGAAGATGGACGTCAGCAGCGGCATGGAGTCGGAGATTTCTTTCACGGCGGCAATTCCCTACCAGCCGCACGGGTTTCCGCATAAGGTCCACAACTTCGATTCAACAGTCGCGAAGCAGGTGAAGGGCATCTACGCGCCGGCGCTCTCGCCCGATGGTAAGAGCGTTGCCTTCGTCGCGCTGAATCAGCTCTACGTCATGCCCGTGGGAGGCACACCAAAGGCCATCACCAACGATACGTTCTACAAGCAAGGTCCCGCGTGGAGCCCGGACGGAACCAAGCTGGCCTACATCAGTGATCGCGATGGCATCGAGAACATTTACCTGCACAGCATGAGCGAAGCTACCGATGCCGGCGACAAGCGCTTGGCGCCGCAGCAGACCGCGCAGATTATGCCGGCTTGGTCACCCGATGGCAAGTGGATGGCCTTCCAGGACCAGACCGGTGCCACCTTACTGGCAGACGTCGCCAGCGGCATGGTGAAGCCACTTGCGGCATCAACCTTCTTCCCGGGTCGCGCGTCATTCTCCCCAAACGGTAAGACAGTCGCCATCGCCACGATTCGCCCGTATACAAAGCGCTTCCGTGAAGGCACAAGCGCAATCCTCACTGTGGACATCGCAACGCTAAAGCAACACTGGTATGCGGCGGCACCCTTCGAGTCTGTAACGACCCGCACGGAAGACGGCCCGACGTACACACCCGATGGCAAGGAGATGATCTTTGTTCTGGATGACCTGCTCTATGCAATGCCTGTTGACGCCGACGGGCACCCCACAGGTAAAGCTGTAAAGCTCAATGACGAGACCACGGATGCTCCGTCCGTCAGTGCAGATTCGAAGACGATTCTGTACCTGAATAACGGCAAGCTGAAGTTGCTGGACCGTGCGACGAGCAAGGTCACGCCTGTTGCCATGCCGCTGACCTACACCTTCGCGAAGCCGAAGCAGAAGCTGCTTATCCATGCAGGCAAGGTATGGCAGGGTACCGGGCCGGGTTTGCTGACAGACGTCGATATCGTCGTCACGGACAACCGCATCACCAGTGTTGGGCCGCACAAGGCAACTCCACCGGCTGGCATCACACGCACGATTGAAGCGCCGGACAGCACCGTCCTGCCGGGCCTTTGGGAGAACCACGCACACCCCGACAGCGATAACGGCATTTATTACGGCGCACGCATGGGCCGACTGTGGTTGAGCTACGGTGTTACCACCACACGCGGCATTGCAGACAACGCTTATCGCAGCGTGGAACACAACGAGAGCTATCGCTCCGGTGCAGCCGTCGGACCACGCACTTTCTCAACTGGTGAGGCAGTCGATGGCGAGCGCGTCTACTATCCCATGATGATTGCGACCACCAGCGAGGAGCAGTTGCAGCGCGAGTTCCTGCGGCTGAAGGCGCTGGACTTCGACATGGTGAAGCTGTACGTCCGCCTGCCATTTGCATGGGCGAAGAAGGGCATCGACTTCGCGCACACGCAGATGGGCGTGGACACCGCGAGCCATTACCTGCTGCCAGCCGTAGCACTGGGTGAGGACGGCATGTCGCACCTCTCGGCCACGTCCCGTTTCGGATGGGCTTATTCCCGATCGCTCTCTGGCCACTCCTACGGTGACGTGCAGACGCTGCTGGCGAAGAGCGGCATGTGGACGATCTCCACAACGTTCGCGCAGGCGCAGTACGCGGAAGATGCGGGCATCGTCAGCGACCCGCGCCAGGCTGTAGCGCCGCCTTGGGAGCATGGCCGCGTAGTGACCGCGTTCAACACTGCAAAGGCAAGCGATCAGAAGGCAGCCTATGTCCATCTTCGCGATGAAGAGTCGACGGTAGCAAATGACTTACATACCGGCGGCATCGTTCTCGCCGGCACGGATTCCCCACTCGATATCCCCGCAACCAGTCTTCACCTGAATCTTCGCGCCCAGGTGAAATACGGCGGCATGCAGCCATGGGAGGCATTGACCACGGCAACCTCGATGGCAGCCAGAGCTTACGGCTATGGTAAAGATCTGGGCACGCTGGAGCCGGGCAAACTTGCGGACCTGATCATCGTCGGCGGTGATCCATTGACAGCGATTGATGACGTGGCGAAGGTCCAGTGCGTCGCAGTCAACGGCAAACTGCAAAGCGTGGACGAAGTTGCTGCACCGTTCACGAAAGACGTTCCAAAGAATAACGTCTGCTCACAGTAA